A genomic region of Lycorma delicatula isolate Av1 chromosome 4, ASM4794821v1, whole genome shotgun sequence contains the following coding sequences:
- the LOC142323791 gene encoding troponin C, isoallergen Bla g 6.0301 isoform X1, translating into MVHPNEYDYQDDLPPEQIGVLRKAFDAFDRERSGSIPTDMVADILRLMGQPFNKKILDELIEEVDADKSGRLEFDEFVTLAAKFIVEEDDEAMQKELKEAFRLYDKEGNGYIPTSCLKEILRELDDQLTNEELNMMIDEIDSDGSGTVDFDEFMEMMTGE; encoded by the exons gaTGATTTACCACCAGAACAGATTGGag tgTTAAGAAAAGCCTTTGATGCATTCGACCGTGAAAGATCTGGCAGCATACCAACAGATATGGTCGCTGACATTCTTCGACTTATGGGACAacctttcaacaaaaaaatattagatgaatTGATTGAGGAAGTTGATGCTGata AATCAGGTAGATTGGAATTTGATGAGTTCGTAACATTAGCAGCTAAATTCATTGTTGAAGAAGATGATGAAGCAATGCAAAAGGAACTTAAAGAAGCATTCAGATTGTATGATAAGGAAG GTAATGGATATATTCCAACAtcatgtttaaaagaaattttacgtgAACTTGATGACCAATTAAccaatgaagaattaaatatgaTGATTGATGAGATTGATTCAGATGGCTCTGGAACTGTTGATTTTGATG aaTTTATGGAGATGATGACTGGTGAATAA
- the LOC142323791 gene encoding troponin C, isoallergen Bla g 6.0301 isoform X2 — translation MDDLPPEQIGVLRKAFDAFDRERSGSIPTDMVADILRLMGQPFNKKILDELIEEVDADKSGRLEFDEFVTLAAKFIVEEDDEAMQKELKEAFRLYDKEGNGYIPTSCLKEILRELDDQLTNEELNMMIDEIDSDGSGTVDFDEFMEMMTGE, via the exons gaTGATTTACCACCAGAACAGATTGGag tgTTAAGAAAAGCCTTTGATGCATTCGACCGTGAAAGATCTGGCAGCATACCAACAGATATGGTCGCTGACATTCTTCGACTTATGGGACAacctttcaacaaaaaaatattagatgaatTGATTGAGGAAGTTGATGCTGata AATCAGGTAGATTGGAATTTGATGAGTTCGTAACATTAGCAGCTAAATTCATTGTTGAAGAAGATGATGAAGCAATGCAAAAGGAACTTAAAGAAGCATTCAGATTGTATGATAAGGAAG GTAATGGATATATTCCAACAtcatgtttaaaagaaattttacgtgAACTTGATGACCAATTAAccaatgaagaattaaatatgaTGATTGATGAGATTGATTCAGATGGCTCTGGAACTGTTGATTTTGATG aaTTTATGGAGATGATGACTGGTGAATAA